Genomic window (Shewanella psychropiezotolerans):
GTGGCGGCGCCGCGCTTATCACCCCAGTCTATGGTCTGACTGATATCTAAGGTGTAAGTATCCTCGGTGGCATTTTGATAGCTCACGCCCAGCTCTGGATTATAGATGGCTTGATCTGCCGCCTTGATGCTGAGCTCTGCCTGACTACGTCTGGCTTCTTGAGCAGCTACCTCAGGCAGAGCATTGAAGGTTTGCATCAAGTCAGGCAACCAAGTCTTGAAGCCTGTTTGATTGCTTTGAGTAAGCCAAGCTTCACTGCTATTGAGCGTGCTGTCCGCTGCTACCGAATCTAGGTTAGCAGCCTGAACAGATGTTGCGCCACCGGTTAAATAGGCTAATAACAGACTGGCTATTATGGTCTTTTTCATTGTATATCCTATCCCTAAAGCCATCTCTTTCAGCAAAAGCTGTACTGCAAATCAAGCCCAATCTCAATGTCATTACGGACAGATGATTGCAGCCTGATACTTGCAGGTCTAATAGAAGGTTTTGGGGTTAAATCATCTCTAAGATCGTTTGGGCAAATGGCCTAAAGATCCAGTTAACGTTAGTCATGATTTCTACTTGCGATAGATAGCATTATGCGACTATCAGCAAGTATAGGAGTTATACGATAGGAGGGCGGTAATCGGGTAGAGACTCTGGAGGTAAGTAACTGCTAACCATGGCGACGAACTCATCGCTTAACGGAACTGAAGGTTCGCTGGTTCCACTGGTCATCACGGTGGCATGTCCACCATGGCACTGGCAGTCTAAACAGAGATCGAAAAGCTTAGTCTCAGTCTTGCTGATTTGATGACTATGAATCTCAGTTGCTGAAGGCAGTTCCTCATAGAGAGAAGCCGCTTCAAATGAAGAACCTAAATTTGCTGCTAAATAATCGTTTGACACCAATTCACCATCGGCGAAGGAGCTGTCACAGCTATTCGTTTGCGCTGCATTTTGACTAGCATGCTCTGAATCACTATAGCCTAAGTCGTTATACGCGGTGCACTGCTCTAACGCTAATGTCGTGACTTGGGCAGTAAATTGCAAATGAGGATGGTTTGCAGGTTCTTCGTCATGACTACCAAGATGCAACTGATGCTCACCCATGTTGCCACCTGCAAACTGCAGAAGCACAACGGCGATCATCGCTATGGCGATCTTGTGAGTGAATTGACGAAAGTTATGCTGCAAAGAAAACCTTATTGATTCAAAAGAACTTAAATTAAGAGCTCGGAACTAATAGCTCATAACAAAGAGTTAGGAACTAGCTTCTAATCCTCTGACCCAGATTATAATCGAAAGTTCAAAACTGACAATACTTAATACCCAAGTGTTTTTGTAAAGTATTGTCAGAATCAAATTTTTACAGTCTAGCGATTATTCAAACACACTGTGATTTAAATAATCACCATTAAAATACGCAATGCTTGGCGTAGTCGGCCGCTTCGTTAGCGGTCCAGTCACCCTTGTCTTTCTCACTCATCTGCTTACACCACTGTTCGCTACCGACTTCTGGCGCACAACCAGATAGGCCAATAACAAACATAGACGCTAAGGCAAGTGAACCTAATTTGAGCACGTTATTGTTGATATACGACATTCTTTTTCCTTAAAAAATCCATAAACTGCAGATATAATACAAGCAATCAGCTCGAGACCCAAGTTGCTAAACTAATAACCAATATTTACCACTTTAATATTGGCAAACTAGATCATTTGTCCCGATATCAAAGCGACGAGAAGTAAAGCGATTAAACAGGCAGTGGGCAACTCAGTTTAGCCGTGATCCACTCGATAGCTTGAGGCTTGTCATCCAGAGAAAACCAAGCAACTTCACTCTGCATAAAGGGACCCAACAAGCGTACGGCATTACCGAACCAATCGGGTCCACCAACCAACACCAGAGCATCGAATCTTGGTAGCTGGATTTCCCCCACCCCAGATATAGAATCACTCTCCCACCCCTCTAACAACACATCGGCTTCGATATAGAGGCAAACCTTGCCCGACTCGGCACTATATTCCTCGATAATGGGAACGATTGTCTCACAATAGTCCTGGGTCGAGAGTCGCCCACTGGCAAATAAACTGATCACGCCTTTGGTAATATCGGCGATTTGACATAACATAGATGAGCTCCGCTTCCATCTGCTAGCTAATAATGAGCGAAAGGGTTACAACCTCTTCATTCATCCCAATAGGATACCTGTTTGAGGTCTTAGACCAAATCGGCACCCAACAACTCAATCGACAAAGGGTAATACAAAACCCGAATCAAAGGCCATGATAAAAATCACTAACCGTGTACTTCTTCAAGAAAATGAACTCGAATGGCAATTTATCCGCTCCAGTGGTGCCGGCGGACAGCACCTGAATAAGGTCTCTACCGCCGCTCAGTTAATTTTTGATATACGTAAATCATCCCTGCCGGAACTTTATCAACAAAGGTTACTCGTCAAGGCCGATCATCGCATCACTAAAAGCGGTAAAATCATCATCAAGTGTCAGGCTAGTCGTAGCCAAGATGCCAATCGTCAGACCGCATTAGCCCAATTTATTGAACTGGTCGCCAGTGTGGGCCACACACCGAAAAAACGCATTGCCACTAAGCCCACCAGAGGCAGTCAACGCCGACGTGTCGATGCTAAGAAACAGAAAGGCGCGACTAAAGCGCTAAGACGCAATAAGTCAGATTATTAAAAAATCTTAGGGTTTGGAGCTAAGACGATGGCCTTCGGCCTGTCGCTGCGCGGACGGCTTCGCCTATTAGACGGACTGCGTCCTGAATTGTCTGTACGAGGGTGCTTTAGCCCCGAGGCTTATAGGTTCATTCTCTCCCGGCTAAAGCCGGTCCTACAACACAGTCCCACCAGCACAGCATCATCTTAGCCCTACTTCGGCCTATTTTCGTCGAAAATGCAGTCAAATGTCGACATCTTCGCTAACTTCTGTTGAAATCAAACGATTCATCTTATCCGTGGTTTATACCCCTTGGTATAGCGACGAGTCATCTGTATTTCAAAGGATTTTGACATGAGCAGCAAAGCAAAGGTCTTATTAATTAACGGCCCTAACCTTAACCTTCTGGGTCGACGTGAACCGGGCCACTATGGCGTGAGGACCTTAAATCAGATAGTTAAAGACCTCACGGATGAGTCAAATGTAGCTGGTATAGTGCTTGAGCATATTCAATCTAATGCCGAGCATGAACTCATCGATGCCATTCATAACACGGATGCCGACTTTATCATCATCAACCCGGCGGCATTCACTCATACCAGCGTCGCGATTCGAGATGCGATATTAGGCGTCGCCATTCCTTTTATCGAAGTTCACCTATCTAATGTTCATGCCCGAGAGCCTTTCCGTCATCACTCATATTTCTCAGATAAGGCCATAGGCGTGATCTGTGGTTTGGGCGCCGAGGGTTATCACTTCGCCCTGCAATCAGCGATTACACGATTACATGCGAAGACGGCTGAACATTAAAGCGGTTTTCGACTTAAGTGTTCCAGATGGATTTTCAAGTATAGTTTTACAGAAAAGCTTTTAAGGTAAGAAGTTATGGATATTCGAAAAATAAAGAAGCTGATTGAGCTGGTTCAAGAGTCCGGCATTGCTGAGCTCGAGGTCACTGAAGGCGAAGAGTCGGTACGCATCTGCCGCCAAAGACCTGCTGAGGTTAATACGCCGCAACAGGTTTACACTGTGAGTAATCACTCACCACAAGCTAATGCCAACACTGCTCACCCTCAGGTTAATACTGCCCTAGCAAGCTCAACAACAATTGATGAGATACTTGAGCCTAACGAAAATACGGTTATCTCACCTATGGTGGGCACCTTCTATCTATCTCCTGCTCCAGAAGCTGATCCCTTGTCTGAAATCGGACAAAGAGTCGAGAAAGGGCAAGCCGTTTGCATCATAGAGGCGATGAAGATGATGAACCAGATAGAGGCTCATCGTAGCGGCATAATCAAGGCTATATTAGTTGATAATGGCGACGCCGTCGGCTTCGATCAGCCCTTGATCATTATTGAAGATCAATAAGACCAGTTGCGAGTAGCAAGTAGCAAGTAGCAAAAAGTTAACCAAGATTTAAGCACTAACAAAAGAGGAGTAGCCATAGATGGATCTGCCAGTTGTGCGACCAATCAAGCGCGTGCTCATCGCCAATCGCGGTGAGATAGCACTGAGAATTCAGCGTGCCTGCTCTCAACTTGGTATAGAAACTGTCGCCGCCTACTCCAATGCAGATAAAGACCTGCTGCACGTGCAACAAGCCAATGTAAAGTTATGCATAGGCAAGCCTGCAGCGAGTGAGAGTTATCTCAAGATTGCCGCTATACTCGCCGCGGCATCGGCCGCCAAGGTTGACGCCATACATCCAGGCTATGGTTTTTTGTCAGAAAACGCCGACTTTGCCGAGCAAGTGGAAGCCTGCGGCTTTAACTTCATCGGCCCGACAGCGGCAGTGATCCGATTGATGGGCGATAAAGTCTCAGCCATCTCGGAAATGAAGAAAGCCGGAGTTCCTACGGTGCCAGGCTCAGATGGCATGCTTTCAAATGATGCACAGCTCAACAAGCGGATTGCCAACAAAATAGGCTATCCGGTGATCATCAAGGCCACTGCGGGAGGCGGCGGCCGTGGTATGCGGGTAATTTGCAATGAGAGTGAACTCATCCAAACCATAGAGCTGACTCAGGCCGAAGCCAAAGCCGCCTTTGCAAACGGCGATGTCTATATGGAGAAGTATCTACAAACACCACGCCATATCGAGATTCAAGTGCTGTCAGATGGTCAAGGGAATGCCATTCACCTAGGAGAACGAGACTGCTCCATGCAACGCAGACATCAGAAAGTCATAGAGGAAGCTCCAGCCTTGGGTATAGACTCAGACACCCTTCGTGAGATTGGCGCCTTATGTGCTAAAGCCTGTGTCGATATCGGTTATCGCGGCGCAGGTACCTTCGAGTTTCTCTATGAGGCGGGACGATTTTATTTTATCGAGATGAATACCCGCATTCAGGTAGAGCACCCCGTCACTGAGATGGTCACTGGCGTCGATCTGATCCAGGCCCAGCTGGAGATCGCGGCGGGTAAACCACTTTCAATTAAACAAGAAGATATCTCGCTCAGCGGCCACAGCATAGAGTGCCGTATCAATGCCGAAGATCCACAAACCTTTATCCCCTCACCCGGCACAGTGACAGCATTTCACGCACCCGGCGGCATTGGCGTTCGTTGGGATTCTCACCTCTACACAGGCTACACAGTCCCACCCTATTACGATTCAATGATAGGGAAACTGATCACTTGGGGCTCTACGCGACACCAAGCCATGGCCCGCATGCAGACCGCGCTCAATGAGTTGACCATAGAAGGCATTGCCACCAATGTGCCTCTGCTACAGCGAATACTCGGAGATGAAGGGTTTAGAGAAGGTGGCCAGTCGATACATTATTTAGAAGAGAAGGTTTTAGGGAGGAAAGATTAGGCCTGAAGGCTTAATAAGAGGGGCTGAGGTGCTAGGTTAGGGCTTTAATCTTTTTACGGTCAGAGTGTAATATACTCCTCCCCAAAAGAATGCTAAAGACTAGTATATAAGACACCCCCAATAACCACGCCACTCTAAAAAAGAATAAGTAGAGTAAATAGACTGAGCAACTAAAAATAATGTTAGTAGACCAAAAGCTAAATTATTTTTTGAAAATAATAAAATTTCTTTAAAGGGAAAATTCAATATAAATAAAATGATTCCTAAAGCGCCCACCCACCATAATTTAGTAAATAGAGCAATCAAGAGTATAGGTAAAGCGCTGAGTACTCCTCCTAACATCCCCATATCACCGTATAAATTTCTTTGACTTTCGTTGTACATAAATAGAGGTTCTAGTCACCCATTGTTAATCAATAACATATCTAGTCTGCAACCACTTATCAATGAGTTATTAACCGAAAAACAGTCGATTAAGCCAATAGCATATTCGAAGTCAATGAAGCTAATGGGCTACACCCATTAATTTTAACTAGAAAACATCACAGTCCCAGTGAGTTTTTAAATATCTATGATAAAAGTAAGCCCAAAAACAGCAACAAACTAGATATAGAAAGTACAAAAAGAACGATTCAAAAAAAGAAATTCCAAGGTATATGAAATAGTCAGAATAAACATAAATAAACTAAACCAAAAAAAACCTTTGTATGCATTACACATATAAATAATTTTATTAAATGGAAAAGCAAGAGCTATAAAAAAAATGCAGCCTAATGTTAACAACCAATGACCCCGACTCATAAACATTACTGGCAATATCCACGCTAGCATACTAAAAGTAACAAGCTTCATTTCATGATATAGACTTACTTTAAAAGGATAGATTTTCACTAGTAATTACCCATTTATTTAGTTCATCTGCATAAACAGCAGCACTAGCTCCCCATGAGGAGATTTCTATTACACCTTTTATCACTACGAAAAGAGGTCTTAAAGGAGCCTGAGGTAATTAGCGACTTCCATCTATAAAGCACACTCATTGTCTACGATCTTGAGCCAAGCTTGGTTCGCATGATGAGGTGTAACTATCGAGTTCGATGAGCCCTCGAAGTATGATGCCGTGATAGCGGGCTTTAATCAGCTGATAATCCATGGAAGGGGCAAAATAATAAGTGACATCTTCTGCGCCCGTTTGCTCAACTGGGATCAAGGTTAACTCGCCCCAAGGCTCTATACTGGCTGTCAGCGTATCCTGAACATAGAATTGATACGACTCTATGTCATCAGAAGCTTGTCTGATTAAGGCGAATTGCTTGCGTCCTCGAAGCAAGTATTCACGGATTTGAATCAACAAGGTGTCCACATCTCGCAGAGGAATATCTTCTGATGCATAGGTATCTATGTCGCCATCAATATCCACCCGAGACTCACGACCATGATGATCAAAAGTAACCTGCATGTCTCGAGAGCGAAACCCCGTCACTTTTTGATGAAAATTATCGGTTAGCCATTCATTGGTGGTACTCGACCAAGATAACTCTGCCCGCTGACGATACTGAGTGCCAATACCTAAAATACTGGCTTCACTTTTTGACGTAACGACCGCGGTGTTTCCCTGCCAAGTCTCAGTTCTGTTCATTGTGCCAGTATATATACCACTCAGATAAATAGAGTAGTTTGACGTGCGGCTGCACTGCTCTAGTTCATGTTCATGTTCATGTTCATGTTCATGTTCATGTTCATGTTCATGTTCATGTTGTTCATTGGCAAAGGCTGTATTGGTTAATGTTCCAAGTAATAAAGTTAGCCCTAAAACTCGCACTAAAACTGGTGTTAGAGCTGATACTGACAAAAAAGTGTGCCCAATGGCACACAAACTAGTAGTGATTGAGACGGACCTGCTTAAGACTGAATACGTCATCATCTAAGTAAACTCTTTATACTCTTCATACATCCCATAACGGTCGCAGTGTTAGCCATGCTTAAAAGACTTCATTCACATTAAGGTAGAAGTTGGTTTCATTTTCACCAACGCCCACGTCAAAACGTAAATTAATATTGTCTTTGATGTTAAAACGGAAACCGGTTCCGTAGGAGGTTAATAACTCCTCGGTCAGATCGCTTACGTGGGGTGCCACGCTACCTACCGCGCCCCAAAATACCATGCCATAACGTTGGAATATGGGTAAGCGATATTCAACTTGTCCCATCATCATCTGCTCATCACGATAACGACCTTTGATATATCCGCGCATGGCATTAGAGCCGCCAAGGTCTGGCAACATATTCCAAGGCACATCGCCATCGGTAAAATGTCCCTGCACTTGCCATGCGATGAGTCCTGGTGCAGAGCTGCCTAGGTCAATATAGTTAGCTAACTCAATATTATAAGTCGAAAACGAAGAAGACTGGTTGTTTTGATATAAGCCGGCATCAACTTGAAATAACCAACCCTTAGTGGCATTTAATCGATAATCTCGTGAATCATAGATACTGGTGATCACGACGCCTGAACTAAAGTTATTCGGTAAAATATCAGCTGAATCCACAGGCGTTTCGGTTTCTACTAACTCTAACTTTCCTGCACTTGCATAAATCAAGTCGGCACCGACACCGATAAAATAATTGTCAGCCACTTCAGTCATCCAACGAGGCTTGAAACTATATAACTGCTCTTCAAACTCATGATGATTACTGTCTAGATCACCTTGTTCGATGCCTTGACCATAATAAACTGAGGCTTCATTGTGTAACTCTAATTCCAGCAATAATCGTTGCTTGCCTTGGTTGAAAAACGTCATATTTTCAACTTCGACACCATAAGAGTTATTCATCGAGACAAACGAATTTAACACTAACGA
Coding sequences:
- the aroQ gene encoding type II 3-dehydroquinate dehydratase, which codes for MSSKAKVLLINGPNLNLLGRREPGHYGVRTLNQIVKDLTDESNVAGIVLEHIQSNAEHELIDAIHNTDADFIIINPAAFTHTSVAIRDAILGVAIPFIEVHLSNVHAREPFRHHSYFSDKAIGVICGLGAEGYHFALQSAITRLHAKTAEH
- the accB gene encoding acetyl-CoA carboxylase biotin carboxyl carrier protein, with the protein product MDIRKIKKLIELVQESGIAELEVTEGEESVRICRQRPAEVNTPQQVYTVSNHSPQANANTAHPQVNTALASSTTIDEILEPNENTVISPMVGTFYLSPAPEADPLSEIGQRVEKGQAVCIIEAMKMMNQIEAHRSGIIKAILVDNGDAVGFDQPLIIIEDQ
- a CDS encoding DUF3012 domain-containing protein; amino-acid sequence: MSYINNNVLKLGSLALASMFVIGLSGCAPEVGSEQWCKQMSEKDKGDWTANEAADYAKHCVF
- a CDS encoding BamA/TamA family outer membrane protein: MKRILLLSLFIFSNAAIAVEPLFETPEDMEPTWVDDILSVFGADGEFDETKAIDMSYLPTAYYTPEKKFGVGLLMVGLYKTDNASPEEQPSSLVLNSFVSMNNSYGVEVENMTFFNQGKQRLLLELELHNEASVYYGQGIEQGDLDSNHHEFEEQLYSFKPRWMTEVADNYFIGVGADLIYASAGKLELVETETPVDSADILPNNFSSGVVITSIYDSRDYRLNATKGWLFQVDAGLYQNNQSSSFSTYNIELANYIDLGSSAPGLIAWQVQGHFTDGDVPWNMLPDLGGSNAMRGYIKGRYRDEQMMMGQVEYRLPIFQRYGMVFWGAVGSVAPHVSDLTEELLTSYGTGFRFNIKDNINLRFDVGVGENETNFYLNVNEVF
- a CDS encoding SpoIIAA family protein gives rise to the protein MLCQIADITKGVISLFASGRLSTQDYCETIVPIIEEYSAESGKVCLYIEADVLLEGWESDSISGVGEIQLPRFDALVLVGGPDWFGNAVRLLGPFMQSEVAWFSLDDKPQAIEWITAKLSCPLPV
- the arfB gene encoding alternative ribosome rescue aminoacyl-tRNA hydrolase ArfB — encoded protein: MIKITNRVLLQENELEWQFIRSSGAGGQHLNKVSTAAQLIFDIRKSSLPELYQQRLLVKADHRITKSGKIIIKCQASRSQDANRQTALAQFIELVASVGHTPKKRIATKPTRGSQRRRVDAKKQKGATKALRRNKSDY
- the accC gene encoding acetyl-CoA carboxylase biotin carboxylase subunit, which encodes MDLPVVRPIKRVLIANRGEIALRIQRACSQLGIETVAAYSNADKDLLHVQQANVKLCIGKPAASESYLKIAAILAAASAAKVDAIHPGYGFLSENADFAEQVEACGFNFIGPTAAVIRLMGDKVSAISEMKKAGVPTVPGSDGMLSNDAQLNKRIANKIGYPVIIKATAGGGGRGMRVICNESELIQTIELTQAEAKAAFANGDVYMEKYLQTPRHIEIQVLSDGQGNAIHLGERDCSMQRRHQKVIEEAPALGIDSDTLREIGALCAKACVDIGYRGAGTFEFLYEAGRFYFIEMNTRIQVEHPVTEMVTGVDLIQAQLEIAAGKPLSIKQEDISLSGHSIECRINAEDPQTFIPSPGTVTAFHAPGGIGVRWDSHLYTGYTVPPYYDSMIGKLITWGSTRHQAMARMQTALNELTIEGIATNVPLLQRILGDEGFREGGQSIHYLEEKVLGRKD